The bacterium genome window below encodes:
- a CDS encoding glycosyltransferase family 4 protein: MRICMLARSIPVHAKGGLEDHTMMICKGIAQKGHKVILITTQHPQGKEYEVIDGIEIYYTKGTRPGKYSWAWCRKSVQEFIRLHTLEKFDVVHGQSGGGIPFLLEGLNKKYNIPTVISLHGTNLDELKSAWGVLLSSYKDIRNAFLSIRRILYHIYNYFFVSRKALMRADAIIATSNEQIKRIKFLYQTRDSDIFVVYNGVDTHLFAPKNSTELREKYKINQAGKVILGVARLTKEKGIQNIILTMPAILKSIPGTKLIIVGDGDYREDLETLIDRAGLRENIITTGLVPYEELPLFYNLADVFVNATIRINGYDLTIIQAMACEKPVIVSNLGSVPTVITHNEDGILVPPGNIQILTQEIIRILQEKALAEKIAKKAREKIIRQFSLESMAEGTIKVYNSLTQKG, encoded by the coding sequence ATGAGAATTTGTATGTTAGCCCGCTCTATACCGGTACATGCCAAAGGTGGATTGGAAGACCATACGATGATGATTTGTAAAGGGATTGCCCAGAAAGGTCATAAGGTAATTTTGATTACCACCCAACATCCACAAGGTAAAGAATACGAGGTTATCGATGGCATAGAAATATATTATACAAAGGGAACAAGACCTGGTAAATATTCGTGGGCATGGTGTAGAAAAAGTGTCCAGGAATTTATCAGGTTACATACCCTGGAAAAATTTGATGTTGTTCATGGTCAAAGTGGTGGAGGAATACCTTTTCTTTTAGAGGGATTAAATAAAAAATACAATATCCCGACGGTAATTTCTTTACATGGCACAAACCTTGATGAGCTAAAGTCTGCGTGGGGTGTATTACTTTCCTCTTACAAAGATATACGAAATGCCTTTTTATCTATACGCAGGATTTTATATCATATTTATAATTATTTCTTTGTATCTCGTAAAGCTCTTATGAGAGCCGATGCTATCATTGCTACAAGTAATGAACAAATAAAACGCATAAAGTTCCTTTATCAAACCAGGGATAGCGATATATTTGTGGTTTATAATGGAGTTGATACGCATTTATTTGCTCCTAAAAATAGCACCGAATTAAGAGAAAAATACAAAATAAATCAAGCAGGTAAAGTTATTTTAGGTGTGGCCAGATTGACTAAAGAAAAAGGAATCCAAAACATTATCCTAACTATGCCTGCTATCCTTAAGAGTATTCCAGGGACTAAATTAATCATCGTAGGTGATGGAGATTATCGAGAGGATTTAGAGACACTGATTGATAGAGCAGGACTAAGGGAAAATATTATTACCACAGGACTTGTGCCTTATGAGGAGTTACCCCTGTTTTATAATTTAGCCGATGTCTTTGTCAATGCAACTATCCGTATCAATGGTTATGATTTAACCATAATTCAGGCAATGGCTTGTGAGAAACCGGTGATAGTTTCTAATCTTGGCAGTGTGCCTACAGTTATTACCCATAATGAAGATGGGATTTTAGTCCCGCCTGGTAATATCCAGATTTTAACGCAAGAAATTATCAGGATATTGCAAGAGAAAGCATTGGCTGAAAAGATAGCCAAAAAAGCACGGGAAAAAATAATAAGGCAGTTTAGTTTAGAAAGTATGGCAGAGGGAACAATTAAAGTCTATAATTCATTAACCCAGAAGGGGTGA
- the lpxB gene encoding lipid-A-disaccharide synthase has protein sequence MGKVIGKRLKEMKKIVIITGEASGDLYGGKLAQAIKELSPDVHLQGMGGSNMALAGVKIDFDISDLCAIGAVEIITKIPEFIYRLKEVGNYLEKEKPHLLVLIDFPEFNMRLAKTARRLNIPTVYYIPPTAWAWRKGRAKTMTKLVDKVICIFDFEARIYQEAGNKVEFIGHPLLDIVSPQMSKEEACKEFNLDQKKKIIGVLPGSRKSEIKVLLPIMLSGVEKIQRHFPDAQFILPLAPTLSKEDILKFKLQNTKIVSNNTYEVMNISDLLIVASGTATLEAALIGVPMIIVYKLNWLTWQLGKILVSTGGFIGLPNIVAGKEIVPELLQNKAEPELISQYAIELLENEDKRGKMITELKQVKEKLGGSGATIRAAKTMLDCVGVLINRKFYNINKYQ, from the coding sequence ATGGGGAAAGTAATTGGTAAGAGGTTAAAAGAAATGAAAAAAATAGTCATTATCACCGGCGAGGCATCCGGAGATTTGTATGGTGGCAAATTAGCTCAAGCCATAAAAGAATTATCGCCAGATGTCCATCTTCAAGGAATGGGTGGTTCTAATATGGCACTTGCAGGGGTAAAGATAGATTTTGATATATCTGACCTCTGTGCAATTGGTGCTGTAGAGATTATCACTAAAATCCCTGAATTTATCTACCGACTGAAAGAGGTTGGCAATTATTTAGAGAAAGAAAAACCTCATCTGTTAGTCTTAATTGACTTCCCTGAGTTTAATATGCGATTGGCAAAAACAGCCAGAAGATTAAACATCCCAACCGTATATTATATTCCTCCAACTGCCTGGGCATGGCGAAAAGGCCGGGCAAAAACAATGACGAAATTAGTTGATAAGGTTATTTGTATATTTGATTTTGAGGCAAGGATTTATCAAGAGGCAGGCAATAAGGTAGAATTTATCGGTCATCCCTTATTAGACATCGTCAGCCCTCAAATGAGTAAAGAAGAGGCTTGCAAAGAGTTTAATCTGGACCAGAAAAAGAAAATTATTGGCGTGTTGCCTGGCAGTAGAAAAAGTGAGATTAAGGTTTTATTGCCAATTATGTTATCCGGGGTTGAAAAAATTCAGAGACATTTTCCGGATGCCCAATTTATCCTGCCTTTAGCCCCGACTTTATCAAAAGAGGATATTTTGAAATTCAAACTTCAAAATACGAAAATAGTATCAAACAATACCTATGAGGTAATGAACATAAGTGATTTACTCATCGTTGCCTCCGGAACAGCGACATTAGAAGCCGCCTTAATAGGCGTGCCGATGATTATCGTTTATAAACTCAACTGGCTCACCTGGCAATTGGGTAAGATATTAGTTTCTACGGGTGGTTTTATTGGCTTGCCAAATATCGTTGCCGGAAAAGAGATTGTTCCAGAATTACTCCAAAATAAGGCTGAGCCTGAACTTATTTCCCAATATGCCATAGAGTTATTGGAAAATGAAGACAAAAGGGGAAAAATGATAACCGAGTTGAAACAAGTAAAGGAAAAACTGGGTGGTTCTGGAGCAACGATTCGGGCAGCAAAAACTATGCTTGATTGCGTGGGGGTACTGATAAATCGAAAGTTCTATAACATTAATAAATATCAATAG